The DNA sequence TAAAAGCATCATTTTCAAGATGAAGAACTACATATATCTtgcttaaatgtttttgttcaaaCCAAGTGAGCATAGAGCAGTTTCAGGAGATTCTTTGCATCCTCAGCTCTGTGGTTATCTGCATTAAGATAGCTGCaacatttaactgttttctAACTGTATGAGTGTCTGCTCATGATTGGGTGGGGCAGGTGTGAGCCAGAGAGATTAGCTCAATGTCCAGCAGTAAGACCCAGCATATCTTCTACTTCAGATGGGACACcttgaaattatttttcagaATTCTTAGAGTCATTATTTGctctttaaacatatttaaagacattaaaaaaaaaacctctgctCTACATTAATGTAATGGTGTAGTGTGGTAGTGTAGCTTCCACAAAACACTTGTATAatagtgagcacagagaaactttccaccttcagcagatgaatgtgaaaacagacttctagtgtcaaactctgcacatacagcaaaataaactaacaataagcaaaaaacatttttgagtgtgggggctttaaaaaaagagatttacCTACATGTGCTAACACTCCAAAATTGTCATTATGAGATATTAAGGGACATATCTCCAtgcatcagtaaaaaaaaacacacttgctTTTGGCACAGCAGGCTCAGTACAGAGcaaaactattttaattatGCTGAATGTGCTACAGCCATGACCATTTAAAATGCGATTGGCTAACGTGGGTTGCATGCAGAGACATCCTATCCAAAGCATACCAGGCATCTGTAATTATAGGTTCAAAGCGAGACAAATAAGCAGGGAAATGTGGATTGGAGTGAGTACAAAACTATCACGACTTTATCTTCACGGGGCAAAtcagttaatttaaaaaagaaaatgtaaatagcAGAAACACATTCTGGTTGTCTGGCATGACAAAACACTGCAGAAGTTTCTAATTAAGACTGTTGGGAAGTAATTTTATCTTAATTAGGAGATGATTTGCAGAATGAAAACAGCAAGGCGAGGAAATTTGTTGCTCTAGCAATACGAAAAAGTAATTTATCTTTTTGCACCAGTTGTATTGCTCCTCTACAGACTGCACTACAGTAGGTCCCGTGGGGGTTCTCTCTAGTCTTGGCTCACCCAGTTCTTCACAAGAGTGTTACAGAGCATTACCTAACATCTGGGGATGGTGCCAGTCACTGTGGCTGCTTTCCAACTTTACCTCCTCGTCTTCAATGTGCTGTTCACTGGGAGCCCCCTACTACAAGGAAAACAAGTCTTAGTCACCCAGCTGAGAGAAGACTGGTGTGTTATTCATACGCCTGTTTCGTGAGACCAGGCtggagaatgggaggggggggggcaaaagTTCAAGCTGAAGGGGCCAACAGGTTTTCTTCAGAGCAGGTCCGTGGATGTAAGCCAAATCAGATATTTTCACCTCGACTCACTGCTGCTCAATGTTCAAAATACTGATCGGATGTtatgcagcattaaacaacgaCACAACAGGAATTTTCATGATAACCCCCACAACTAATTTTGCAATTACTCCTTGTTGAGTCATTAAAAGTCACAACATTTGGAGCCACATCCCCCTCTGTGAGCGTGAAATGAGAGAGGAATGTCTTTTCAAAAGAGAGACAACCACTGACTTGTTTGAAAAGTGAAAGATTCAAATCAGTGTGATACTTTTTAACTCAAGCAGTGTAAAACGTAGGCTAGGTTGACAAGATGAGATATGACTTTAATTTAGTTTTGGAGATGATGAACCTCAGGTTATAATTCTTTTTTGTCAAAGCAAATTAGagtatttaaatgaattttaaataaatgagaagATTCATCTGATTATATTGACAACAAAGTCATCCTCATTAAAAACAGCATTCAACTGTTATAGTGATTTTAAGCACATAGGCTATAGAGAGcagataaaacatgtaaaaacaaaacattatgcTTAAATCAGCATTTTTAAATTCTGCCTCACTAAAGTAGATGTAGGTATTTTTATGTTACATGGATTACCAAAAGACATGTTGAAAATGTCCTGACATACTctgtaaatgttgtttatgaAAATAGATGTAGATGAATTTAATGTTCCACATAAGCCCATCATTTAAAAGCTGCTGCATTTTAAACAAGTGCTCGATTTAgttatatataatgtaaatgtacCTTGAAGTagacaaacagaaatatttccATGTTTGATAGTGGTTGACAGAAATGTAGCACTTGTACCTGATCTCCTTATATCCACATATGtcatattaaaatgtctttatggACGAGTGGAGTTAAGACATGGAGAAACTCATGCCTGTCTCACTTAGGGccacaaataaagaaacaaacaaaaaacatatttactcaTAATACAATCATGTGTAATGGATAAAGATGTAATTTAAATGGGACGTTGAATagaatttaaaggaatagtagatgagagttacatgagaagagTCATACcatagtaaatatgaagctatagccagcagctagttagcttagcttagcataaagactgcaCACAAGGGAAAACAGATAGCAAATGTTTTTACAGGCAATGTTAGAGTCACAATATTGACTGAAACACTAGAAGTCGAATGTTACATCTGCCCCCACATGCAGGGGCGACTGTATCAGCATATGGGGCCCACAAGTAATACCTTTATATAAATACCAAGGACCAATAAACTCccaagaatataaataaagttaaaacaatttaatatcCATTGAACAATTAATTTCAGTTGAATTAAAACAGTATAATTAATCATATAATTATACaagtattaaaataatttctaatGAATAAGCAACAGAAACAGCAAGACACAAAAAACAGGGTTTCCCCTCATCAGTGTTTAgatatacagtggaaaccaccTATAGTGATCATGGTTGAGCAAcagcttatatggatcaaaaagcttgagacagaatcattcctatacaaacgctgtttaaataattcacttatagtaatcaatagtccacttacagtgttcattttgggtcttttcatacatgaaaacatggggaaaaaaataaaattacagtaaattttattaatttttttataccttactcccatgatacacgTATGATACGTAATTAGCGGCTGTGGCACCATTAACAGGCAACACACCTCCACAGGTTTGTGTGGaggggtgtgggcgtgtttatttgtaactgccgtgaaacaatcagaaaacaacGTTTTGTTCTTCTCATTCAtcggctttctcgctaccactgctcgctctcctcatccactctctagctcgctcgaccactgcttctctctctctctctttcccttgtCTTTTTtgaaatgagtcgggaagccgtcGGCAGCAAAACTGCAGcaagatgcagcagcgaaacaagcatttgaaacagctgtactgtattttgaaacaatcaataaaattcagtaaatagcgaagctgcctgtttcattactttttattcatgtattaaacatacaaatgtcaattagatggtagtctgcatgagaaataaagaaaaagaataaaaactcGGTTATAACCCGGACAGATGTGATCACAATAAGCGGTTTACACTGTAGTTAAAACAATTTTAACCTAATAATTTTATAATGTTAAGACAGGTTAAGGAAAATACTGTAGATGAAACAAATTACTTTCATATCTCAAAAATGAGTCTTGGCAGAAAAAAATTGACAAGCATGACGCATCAGATTGTCCTTTGGCAGGCAGAGAGGGATCATCACAGAGCATACATAATGACTTTCATGGCTCTGTCTCATTTCTGATTGGTACAATTTGAGATATTACAATTGCCCCTCGTCACGATTGCCCCCCGTCTCTCCTACAAGTGTCCGTCCTGTCTAGACAATCCTGGCTACCTTCAGCCTCACGAAGGAAATGAAGCCCATTGTTTCACAGCCTGTGCATATCTCCACCTATTTTACACATATGGGGGCTTATCATATAAAGCTTAAAGGCTTTCGGGAAACAGAAGTCAAGAATCTGAAAATGAACGTTCCTTAAACCTGATTTATACAGTTATCTCCACTTAACAAAAACACCAACTATGGATAATGAAACATCCTGCTGTTTGCTAAATGCCTCCTCCCTCTGAGACTTCATATGTTTAAACTTATTAAGATCATATGCACTTAATAGAAGCAGCGCAAGgccataaacacataaacaggaACATCATGAGCATTTTTCCAGAAGCCCATTCTGAGTGTGATTGAATTGCTTTTCCAGCCTACAGGTCACGGCTGACAATACAGCCCCTGTGGGAGGAAATGACCCCTGTGAATACCAGTAACTGgccaataaatattttaaacttcAAAGTCAAAAGAATACCACCATGGACAGCAAAGTCGTAGCAAATAGCGTATTTCTAATTGAAGGCAGCGCATCATAAAAGTGTTTCATCTGATTCAATTTCATCCCCACATTTAGCTGAGGCTAAAGTGGGACTCTGGCAACAAAGCAGGGCCCTGTCATCAAATCAGCGGCACAACTGACCTCCTTTTCCCATGTTTCCAGTGTTCCAGGATGTCCACGTCATGATCTTCATTGGCTTCGGGTTCCTGATGACCTTCCTGAAGAGATACGGGTTCAGCAGCGTGGGCGTCAACCTACTCCTGGCCGCCTTCGGCCTGCAGTGGGGCCTCCTCATGCAGGGCATCTGGCACATGGTGGACGGCAAGATCAAAGTCAGCATCTTCAAGTACGGCTGTTGTCTCTGCACTCTGTTGTTTTCATAAGCCCCTGACTAACATTCATGCAGTTAAATATACATCACCACTTAGTTGCTGTTAAGTAAACCAATGACCTGTTAGATGTTGAGAAGCTctattttatcatttctgttGTCCTAATGACTTGTTTTCTTCACTCTCCTGAAGAATAATCAATGCAGACTTCAGCACAGCTACAGTCCTGATCTCCTTTGGAGCCGTTCTGGGTAAAACCAGCCCTGTGCAGCTCCTCATCATGACCATACTGGAGATCACCATCTTCTCTGTCAATGAGCATCTAGTGGCAAATGTACTCCAAGTGAGTACAGTTGGACACATGCATGTGTTGATGTACTACATGAGCAAAATGCAACATTCATTTTTGCATTATGACCGGGAACGTTCACTCTGTAGACTCaattttaaagatcccctccacacatgttttaagagatataaaaatgctttattttgaataataatttgtgtctgagatgtttaaaatagatttgtttcgatagattttttttttttgctgcagttgtagttgtgatgtcatactctgcacaaacatcttTCTGCACAGTGGAGCTCAAACATtgacaataagcaaaacacattttcgaGTGGAGGGAGACATTAATAAATATGGATTGGTATGACTGGATTGTGTCGCCTGTTCTTTCACAGGCAAATGATGTTGGAGCATCTATGATCATCCATGCCTATGGAGCCTACTTTGGGCTGGCTGTGGCTCGAGTACTTTACAGACCAGGTTTGAGGAATGGACACGAGAACGACGGATCTGTTTATCACTCTGATCTGTTTGCTATGATTGGTAAGAGCCAGTTACACTTTCAACTGACCTCACTGGTTCATCCCAGGCCTCTTGCACATGTATGTCATCTAGTGGACACAAATAACCATGCAAATATAAATCCATAAATGCCGAACTGCAGTGTTATTTGATATGaatgagatttttaaaatttatcgTCACTCTTTTCTACAGGAACCGTCTTTCTGTGGATGTTCTGGCCCAGTTTTAACTCAGCCATCGCTGATGAGGGCTTTACTCAGCTCACAGCAGTGGTCAACACCTACCTCTCCCTGGCCGCCTGTGTGCTCTCTGCCTACGCCATCTCCAGCCTTGTGGAGCACAAAGGAAAACTGGACATGGTCAGAAAACTGTGCTTTAGCATCCACAGCAGCACTGTTTCAGAAATTGTCAGAATCAGAAATGtgatttacttgtttttatgtcttgaTATATTACAGGTGCACATCCAGAATGCCACCCTGGCTGGTGGTGTTGCCGTGGGAACATGCGCTGACATGAACATCGGGCCATTTGGCGCTATGCTGATTGGATTTGTGGCTGGCATCGTTTCTACCCTGGGCTTCAAGTTCCTAACTGTGAGTTTATAGTCAAGCAAATGTGCAAAAGTAAAAAGACACCAATATTGATAGTTTTAAGTTATAATttcattaaaagttattaaattttaatttaaggtGTAAACTTGATGATTGGAAATTTTTAAGTATTAAAAtgggaaaataaaacagattttagcTCCTCCAATGTGAATTTAGTTgctcttctgtgacagtaaactgaacatctttgggttttgaaatGTTGGTAGGATAAGACAggacatttgaaaatgtcaccatGAGGTCTGAGAAACTGTGATTGGCATTTTCCAcaatttgctgacattttgtagattaatcaagaaaataatctgtacATATGATAATGAAACCCTTACTTGCAGAAAATTTGATACTCAACTCAAACATGTTTATCAGCCAAAATTTTTCATTTGTATAGATGGAATCCAGTATATTTTGGTGATATGAAGACTGAACTTcatgccattttaatttttaaattaaaatgcatattttgccCTTTCAAATCCTTTTTAGAGAGTCATTCCTTTGGTTGTAACAAGAtgccttttttcctcttctgtagCCTATCCTGGCATCCAACCTGGGCATCCAGGATACCTGTGGTGTCCACAATCTGCACGGCATGCCCGGCATCCTGGGCGGGTTGGCTGGTATTGTTGCCGTGGCTTTGGGCAAGAAAGAGGGGTAAGGGTCACTCACCACAATATTATATTTTAGCTTTGAAAAAATGCAATACTTCAGCTAAATGTCAATTTGCAGCTCTTACATTCAtgtctcccttcctcctcctctataGAGGTGATCCTGCCATGCAAGCTGCTGCCTTGGCTTCATCTCTCGGGTTCGCTTTGGTTGGAGGTGCTGTTACAGGTGGGTGGAGATGAAAAATGAGACCATATGTGACACGGTATAACAGATATATTTCTGAGCACAGGGTTTCTTATGATTTAGCAAAAAGGGCAACATCCTGAGCTGAGCATGCATGCTGGGTGACTGAACaattcctcttcttcttcttcaaggTTTAATAATGAAGTTGCCGTTCTGGGGACAGCCTCCAGACCAGAACTGCTTCGATGACTCTATTTACTGGGAGGTAAGAGATCCCAATCCTCATAAATATTACCTCCGGTCTCAGACTGCTGACCATTGCAAGTGATAGATGCAGTAgcccaatattttttttaagttattaaaTCAGTGATTTAGGGATCATATCAGATAAATGTGGTTCATTCatagaaaacctttttttcaaatgatg is a window from the Thunnus thynnus chromosome 18, fThuThy2.1, whole genome shotgun sequence genome containing:
- the rhag gene encoding ammonium transporter Rh type A, yielding MPAYATNMRLKFPILALVLEIITIILFAVFVVYDDGEGHGHDSHSNETHHEPEPMQLYPMFQDVHVMIFIGFGFLMTFLKRYGFSSVGVNLLLAAFGLQWGLLMQGIWHMVDGKIKVSIFKIINADFSTATVLISFGAVLGKTSPVQLLIMTILEITIFSVNEHLVANVLQANDVGASMIIHAYGAYFGLAVARVLYRPGLRNGHENDGSVYHSDLFAMIGTVFLWMFWPSFNSAIADEGFTQLTAVVNTYLSLAACVLSAYAISSLVEHKGKLDMVHIQNATLAGGVAVGTCADMNIGPFGAMLIGFVAGIVSTLGFKFLTPILASNLGIQDTCGVHNLHGMPGILGGLAGIVAVALGKKEGGDPAMQAAALASSLGFALVGGAVTGLIMKLPFWGQPPDQNCFDDSIYWEVPAEEEENEESMAHGDHAKNKAEV